The proteins below come from a single Cylindrospermopsis raciborskii Cr2010 genomic window:
- a CDS encoding dipeptide ABC transporter ATP-binding protein, translated as MTESLLNIQNLCVAYPQDYDQTPIWAVNDVSFSLKPGEKIGLVGESGCGKSTIGRAIMRLLPDHSRVQGQVNFRESSVLNLTPAQMRQFRGEAVALVFQDPMTRLDPLMTISEHCLETLAAHSPQLTKKQAKERVLATLEKVKIPGSRWSQYPHEFSGGMRQRVAIALALLLNPKLIIADEPTTSLDVTVSAQILQELTRLCAEDNMGLLLISHDLAMVAEYCDRIGVMYQGKIVEMGKTESVFKQPQHEYTQSLLRAALHIQQEPVGVGEEEKKENPILKITELQQYYSIEPNFLERLFQSQQQTIKAVDGINLELYPGEILGLVGESGCGKSTLSRTILQLIPPTGGKVEFLGQELTRLSREEVRSFRREIQMIFQDPHACLNPAMTVGESIADPLLIHKIARGKQAEEEVVWMLEKVGLTPWQTYYRRYPADLSGGQQQRVAIARALITRPKLVICDEPVSMLDASVQTQVLDLMLQLKAEFDLTYLFITHDLWLARFLCDRIAVMNSGKIVELGKTKEIFSHPQHPYTQTLLGAAPLLARV; from the coding sequence ATGACTGAATCCCTATTGAATATTCAAAATCTCTGTGTAGCTTATCCTCAAGATTATGACCAAACTCCAATCTGGGCGGTTAATGATGTATCCTTTAGTCTAAAACCAGGAGAAAAGATTGGTTTGGTGGGTGAGTCTGGTTGTGGTAAATCTACTATTGGTCGGGCAATTATGCGATTATTGCCTGACCATAGTCGGGTTCAAGGTCAGGTAAATTTTCGTGAGAGTTCGGTGTTAAATTTAACTCCTGCTCAAATGCGACAGTTTCGAGGTGAAGCGGTGGCTTTGGTGTTTCAAGATCCTATGACCAGGTTAGACCCACTAATGACTATTAGTGAACACTGTTTGGAAACCTTGGCTGCACATTCACCACAACTGACTAAAAAACAAGCTAAGGAAAGAGTTTTGGCTACCTTAGAAAAAGTAAAAATTCCTGGAAGTCGTTGGAGTCAGTACCCCCATGAGTTTAGTGGAGGAATGCGTCAAAGAGTAGCTATTGCTTTAGCTTTGTTACTCAATCCCAAGTTAATTATTGCGGATGAACCAACAACTAGTTTAGACGTAACTGTTTCTGCCCAGATTTTACAAGAACTAACTAGACTGTGTGCAGAAGATAATATGGGCTTGTTGTTGATTTCCCATGATTTAGCAATGGTAGCAGAATACTGCGATCGCATTGGGGTGATGTACCAGGGTAAAATAGTGGAAATGGGTAAAACAGAGAGTGTATTTAAACAACCACAGCATGAATACACCCAATCTTTATTAAGAGCAGCTCTACACATTCAGCAAGAACCAGTAGGTGTGGGAGAAGAGGAGAAAAAAGAAAATCCCATCCTTAAAATCACAGAATTACAACAGTATTATAGTATAGAGCCGAATTTTCTAGAGCGATTATTTCAGAGTCAACAGCAAACAATCAAAGCAGTAGATGGCATTAACCTAGAATTATATCCAGGAGAGATATTAGGTCTGGTGGGAGAGTCAGGTTGTGGTAAAAGTACCCTATCTAGAACCATTTTACAATTGATTCCTCCCACGGGTGGAAAAGTGGAATTTTTAGGGCAAGAATTAACCAGATTATCCCGTGAAGAAGTTCGCAGTTTCCGCAGGGAAATTCAAATGATATTTCAAGATCCCCATGCTTGTTTAAATCCAGCTATGACCGTGGGAGAAAGTATAGCAGATCCCCTATTAATTCACAAAATAGCCCGTGGAAAACAGGCCGAAGAAGAGGTTGTATGGATGTTAGAAAAAGTGGGGTTAACTCCTTGGCAAACTTATTATCGCCGTTATCCAGCAGATTTATCGGGGGGACAACAACAACGGGTAGCCATAGCGCGAGCTTTGATTACCCGCCCTAAATTAGTGATCTGTGATGAACCTGTGAGTATGTTGGATGCTAGTGTCCAAACCCAGGTTTTGGATTTAATGTTACAATTAAAGGCGGAATTTGACCTAACTTACCTATTTATTACCCATGACTTATGGTTGGCTAGGTTTTTGTGCGATCGCATTGCTGTAATGAATAGTGGTAAAATAGTAGAGTTAGGAAAAACGAAGGAGATATTTTCCCATCCCCAGCATCCTTACACCCAAACTCTGTTGGGTGCTGCACCATTATTAGCTAGGGTTTAA
- a CDS encoding class I SAM-dependent methyltransferase — translation MSKNSLSHIFKNSYSADKWQQRIEQVAHRFNQEYQNQPFELPEEIKQMSIYQEWKSGILSSKIATPFWEIAQPQKNQHCLDIGCGVSFLIYPWRDWQAYFHGQEISNIARDALNSRGSQLNSKLFKGVELGAAHCLEYDAAQFDLVIATGFSYYFPLEYWQLVLEEVKRVLKPGGNFVFDTINSVQPVAEDWAVLETYLGTEVFLETTSDWKKTIKSQGGKIVKEQLNVGEIIALYKVRF, via the coding sequence ATGTCTAAAAATTCACTCTCCCATATTTTTAAAAACAGCTATTCTGCGGACAAATGGCAACAGAGAATAGAACAGGTAGCTCATCGATTCAATCAAGAATATCAAAATCAACCCTTTGAACTACCAGAGGAAATCAAACAAATGTCCATTTATCAAGAATGGAAAAGTGGGATCCTATCATCAAAAATTGCCACCCCGTTTTGGGAAATTGCCCAACCTCAAAAAAATCAACACTGTTTAGATATTGGTTGCGGAGTTAGTTTTTTAATATATCCTTGGCGAGATTGGCAAGCATATTTCCACGGACAGGAAATTAGCAATATAGCCAGGGATGCTTTAAATTCTCGGGGTTCCCAATTAAATTCTAAGCTGTTTAAGGGTGTGGAATTAGGAGCAGCTCATTGTTTGGAATATGATGCAGCACAGTTTGATTTAGTCATTGCTACAGGATTTAGTTATTACTTTCCTTTGGAATATTGGCAATTGGTACTGGAGGAGGTAAAACGGGTCTTAAAACCTGGTGGAAATTTTGTCTTTGACACTATCAATTCAGTTCAACCAGTAGCAGAAGATTGGGCAGTTTTGGAAACCTATTTAGGCACGGAGGTGTTTTTAGAAACTACCAGCGACTGGAAAAAAACTATTAAATCCCAAGGAGGTAAAATAGTGAAGGAACAATTAAATGTAGGGGAAATAATAGCCTTATATAAGGTGAGATTTTGA